The following coding sequences are from one Limnobacter sp. SAORIC-580 window:
- a CDS encoding DUF4390 domain-containing protein has translation MKFSQAHSSSWTRALHGLLGLLLMCVLTVGLAQLDSSTRVTAVKLEPSKAPASAAWNLAAEFEIELGYKLREAVDRGLPLQFTVDFQLMRSRWYWVDEEVVSTTYPLNLSYNALTRTYRVVTPNNTYNTPTLEDAMQHMTKVRDWAVIPRDRIEIGQPYTAQVRFRLLLTELPKPFQISALVNSEWDLSSEWLTFEFTPKREAWK, from the coding sequence TTGAAATTTAGCCAGGCCCACTCCTCGTCATGGACACGCGCTTTGCATGGCCTGCTGGGCCTTTTGCTGATGTGCGTGCTGACTGTGGGGCTGGCCCAGCTTGATTCTTCAACACGGGTCACCGCGGTTAAACTTGAGCCCAGTAAGGCTCCCGCCTCTGCGGCATGGAACCTGGCCGCAGAATTCGAAATTGAGTTGGGCTACAAGTTGCGTGAGGCCGTTGATCGCGGCCTGCCTTTGCAGTTCACGGTTGACTTTCAGTTGATGCGTTCCCGTTGGTACTGGGTGGACGAAGAAGTGGTCAGCACCACTTATCCACTGAATTTGTCGTACAACGCCCTGACCCGTACTTACCGCGTAGTAACCCCCAACAACACTTACAATACCCCCACGCTTGAAGACGCCATGCAGCACATGACCAAGGTGCGCGACTGGGCGGTCATTCCTCGTGATCGAATTGAGATTGGACAGCCTTACACTGCGCAAGTGCGTTTTCGGTTGCTGCTCACCGAACTACCGAAGCCATTTCAAATCAGTGCACTGGTGAACAGCGAATGGGATTTGTCCTCGGAATGGCTCACCTTTGAGTTCACGCCCAAACGCGAGGCCTGGAAATGA